In Desulfitibacter alkalitolerans DSM 16504, a single genomic region encodes these proteins:
- a CDS encoding type II toxin-antitoxin system RelB/DinJ family antitoxin — translation MAAKTANVLARVEPEIKEKAEAIMAKLGIPASVVINMLYKQIVMTRSIPFPLSLPAAPMTWDEMDVDTFNTIMQNGLDEAKADHSRPASEVLTDLRRGL, via the coding sequence ATGGCTGCTAAAACAGCAAATGTCCTCGCTCGTGTCGAGCCAGAAATAAAAGAAAAAGCGGAAGCTATTATGGCAAAACTGGGGATTCCGGCTTCCGTTGTTATCAATATGCTCTATAAGCAAATCGTTATGACTAGGAGCATTCCGTTTCCCCTGTCGCTTCCTGCTGCTCCAATGACATGGGATGAAATGGATGTAGACACGTTCAATACAATCATGCAGAATGGTTTGGATGAAGCAAAAGCCGACCATTCTCGTCCTGCTTCTGAGGTGCTTACGGATTTAAGACGGGGATTGTAA
- a CDS encoding arsenate reductase ArsC, with translation MKKTVAFVCVHNSCRSQMAEGWAKKLGADALDAYSAGTEEYPEVKPLAVEVMEEAGVDMSSHYPKLLSDIPNKVDILITMGCNVECPFIPCSYRTDWGLEDPSGGPIEGYRQTRDIIKDKVNDLIEKVRKGEI, from the coding sequence ATGAAAAAAACTGTAGCTTTTGTCTGTGTACACAACTCCTGCCGTTCCCAGATGGCAGAAGGCTGGGCCAAAAAATTAGGAGCAGATGCTTTAGATGCATATTCTGCTGGAACTGAAGAATACCCAGAAGTAAAGCCTTTAGCTGTAGAGGTTATGGAAGAAGCGGGAGTGGATATGAGCAGTCACTATCCAAAGCTTCTAAGTGACATTCCTAACAAAGTAGATATACTCATAACAATGGGGTGCAATGTAGAATGTCCCTTTATTCCATGCAGCTATAGGACTGACTGGGGATTGGAGGACCCGTCTGGTGGTCCTATTGAAGGCTATCGCCAGACCAGGGATATAATTAAGGATAAGGTAAATGACTTGATAGAAAAGGTACGAAAAGGAGAAATATAA
- a CDS encoding chromate transporter, translated as MTMNKANSTRLHGLAEIFTVSLRLGLTSFGGPIAHLGYFYNEYVERRKWLDEKSYADLVALCQVLPGPASSQVGMGIGAMRGGVMGAVAAWLGFTLPSFLILVFFALFLESLQLNNTGFIYGLKIVAVAIVAHAVLGMGRKLTPDRDRATIAIVTAIIILLWHTAFTQVFLIFAAAVTGVFLYKDKVIPNVSSINLSISRRFAMVCIALFFSLLVVLPILRQVFSFQAMALLDSFYRAGALVFGGGHVVLPLLEREVVPVGWVSQELFLAGYGAAQAVPGPLFTFGSYLGAVTAGWSGAIIATLAVFFPAALLILGILPFWNSLRKYPKVQGALTGVNAAVVGLLLAALYDPIWTSSINRPLDFAFAAVLFGMLEYWKLQPLIIVLTGAIGGSILFML; from the coding sequence ATGACCATGAATAAAGCCAATTCAACCAGGCTGCATGGGCTTGCAGAGATTTTCACTGTATCGCTAAGACTTGGCCTTACATCCTTTGGAGGTCCAATAGCCCATCTGGGATACTTTTATAATGAATATGTTGAGAGGCGTAAATGGTTAGATGAAAAGAGTTATGCAGATCTGGTGGCTCTATGCCAGGTACTGCCCGGGCCTGCCAGCAGCCAGGTGGGCATGGGGATTGGGGCCATGAGGGGAGGGGTCATGGGGGCTGTTGCTGCCTGGTTGGGATTTACCCTTCCTTCTTTTCTGATTTTAGTTTTCTTTGCCCTATTCCTTGAAAGCCTGCAATTAAATAATACAGGTTTCATCTATGGGTTAAAGATAGTAGCTGTAGCAATAGTTGCTCACGCTGTCCTTGGTATGGGTAGAAAGCTGACCCCGGATAGAGACAGAGCTACAATTGCAATTGTTACAGCCATTATAATACTTTTATGGCATACAGCTTTTACCCAGGTTTTTTTAATCTTTGCAGCTGCAGTAACAGGAGTTTTTCTTTATAAAGATAAAGTTATACCAAATGTATCTAGTATCAATTTATCCATAAGCCGTAGGTTTGCCATGGTATGTATTGCCCTCTTTTTCAGTTTACTGGTTGTTTTACCTATTTTAAGACAGGTATTTTCTTTCCAGGCCATGGCCTTGTTAGATAGCTTTTACAGGGCTGGTGCCCTGGTTTTTGGCGGGGGACATGTGGTGCTACCCCTTTTAGAAAGAGAAGTAGTACCTGTAGGATGGGTTAGCCAGGAGCTGTTTCTTGCCGGGTATGGGGCTGCCCAGGCTGTTCCCGGACCATTATTCACTTTCGGTTCTTATTTAGGGGCTGTAACGGCAGGTTGGTCAGGAGCAATAATTGCTACCCTGGCAGTATTTTTCCCAGCAGCTTTATTAATCTTGGGGATACTGCCTTTCTGGAACAGTCTTCGTAAATATCCAAAGGTTCAGGGGGCATTAACTGGAGTAAATGCAGCTGTAGTGGGATTATTGCTGGCAGCCTTGTATGATCCTATATGGACTAGTTCAATTAATAGGCCGCTAGATTTTGCTTTTGCGGCAGTCCTTTTTGGCATGCTGGAGTACTGGAAACTGCAGCCATTAATAATAGTTCTTACAGGGGCTATAGGAGGCAGTATATTATTCATGCTATAA
- a CDS encoding putative RNA methyltransferase: MSSKGVNFLRKQKFIDNVSLFKCPICGKDMGINETRSLVCTDNHSFDLAKKGYVNLLAGSRKDEYNKEMLEARKQVCDRGFFDPLLERISSLILEAIPGFQPASIKILDAGCGEGTHLAKVLADLQNSGKLPPEEITGIGIDISREGIQIASKNYHHIVWCVADLARIPIKDGKIDIILNILSPSNYKEFKRILARNGLLLKVVPGTDYLGELRSVFYDQTDKEAYSNEQVIKHFSSSFNIINMEQIKYEFAVTREVLEEITRMTPLSWGVPKDRLDKVIASEIKKITVDFTLVLARNST; the protein is encoded by the coding sequence ATGTCAAGCAAGGGGGTCAATTTCCTTCGCAAGCAAAAATTTATAGACAATGTCAGCCTTTTTAAATGTCCAATATGTGGCAAAGACATGGGAATTAATGAAACCAGGAGTTTGGTTTGTACAGATAACCATTCCTTTGACCTGGCAAAAAAGGGCTACGTTAACCTTCTAGCAGGCTCAAGAAAAGATGAATATAACAAGGAGATGCTGGAAGCTAGAAAGCAGGTTTGCGATAGGGGCTTCTTTGATCCCTTACTAGAAAGGATAAGTAGTTTAATTTTAGAAGCCATACCTGGTTTTCAGCCTGCGTCCATAAAAATTTTAGATGCCGGTTGTGGAGAGGGAACCCACCTGGCAAAGGTTCTGGCTGATCTCCAAAACTCAGGAAAACTTCCACCAGAAGAGATAACGGGTATTGGTATTGATATATCCAGGGAAGGAATACAAATAGCTTCTAAAAACTACCATCATATAGTCTGGTGCGTGGCTGACCTTGCCAGAATACCCATAAAGGATGGTAAGATAGATATTATCCTTAATATACTATCTCCTTCAAACTACAAGGAATTCAAAAGAATCCTGGCAAGGAATGGTTTGCTGCTTAAGGTTGTTCCTGGAACTGATTATCTAGGGGAATTACGAAGTGTTTTTTATGATCAAACTGATAAGGAAGCATACTCCAATGAGCAGGTTATAAAGCATTTTAGCAGCAGCTTTAACATTATAAACATGGAGCAAATTAAATATGAATTTGCTGTAACCAGAGAAGTGCTGGAAGAGATTACTAGAATGACCCCATTATCCTGGGGAGTACCAAAAGACAGGCTTGATAAAGTCATTGCTTCTGAAATTAAGAAGATAACTGTAGATTTTACCCTTGTGCTGGCCAGAAACAGTACTTAA